CAGCGGGGCGCTCGCCCGCTTCCCCGCCTCGGCCAGCTCCGTGAACTGCGGGGTCTCCCGCAGCGAGGAGCGCAGCAGCAGCCCGCCGGCGGCCAGCAGGCCGGCCGCCCAGAACGGCACCCGCCACCCCCACGCGCGGAACTGGGCGTCGGTGAGCGTCGCCGAGAGTGCCAGCATCACGCCGTTCGCCAGCAGGAAGCCGATCGCCGGGCCGACCTGCGGGAAGCTCGTCCACAGCGCGCGCCGACGGGCGGGAGCGTGCTCGGCGGTGAGCAGCACCGCCCCGCCCCACTCCCCGCCGAGGCCCAGCCCCTGGAGGAAGCGCAGCACGAGCAGCAGGACGGGGGCGGCGATTCCGAGGGTCGCGTACGAGGGGACGCAGCCGACCGCGACGGTGGCGCAGCCCGTCAGCAGCAGCGAGGCGAACAGGACCGGCCGCCGCCCGTACCGGTCGCCGATGTGCCCGAACAGGGCCGAGCCGATCGGACGGGAGAGGAAACCGACGGCGAAGGTGCCGAACGCGGCCAGCGTGCCCGCCAGCGGCGAGAAGGTCGGGAAGAACAGGGGGCCGAGCACCAGCGCGGCGGCGGTGCCGTAGACGAAGAAGTCGTAGAACTCGACGGCCGTGCCGGCGAGCGAGGCGGCGGCGAGCCGCCCCATGGAGGGCGGTCGCCCCTGCGAGGGCGGGGCGTCGGTGTGCGGAGAGTGACCAGGGCGCATGCCGCGCCAACTACCCGGGCCGCCTCGCGGTTACGGGGGCGTACGGAAGCGCGC
This sequence is a window from Streptomyces sp. HUAS YS2. Protein-coding genes within it:
- a CDS encoding MFS transporter; the encoded protein is MGRLAAASLAGTAVEFYDFFVYGTAAALVLGPLFFPTFSPLAGTLAAFGTFAVGFLSRPIGSALFGHIGDRYGRRPVLFASLLLTGCATVAVGCVPSYATLGIAAPVLLLVLRFLQGLGLGGEWGGAVLLTAEHAPARRRALWTSFPQVGPAIGFLLANGVMLALSATLTDAQFRAWGWRVPFWAAGLLAAGGLLLRSSLRETPQFTELAEAGKRASAPLAEVARGHWRLVLLTAGALAVGYAVFYTVSTWALAYGTERLGVDGTVMLGCIMAAVAIKGAVTPFMAMLGDRYGRRPLCLIGCAASAVWTFPMVALLQTAQPLLMFLGFVGALLAFITMFAVVAAYLPELYEPRVRCTGAAVGYNLAGVLGGALTPIVATAVSGTGGSGPPWAVATYLTLVALLSLGCFALLPETLPAAEKARDASEAPEAGEAAPA